TTTACCGTCAGATTCTTCTGGATCTGCTCATTGACGATCTCCTCCACCTTCTTTATCTCCTCCGGCGTCAGCGCAGAGAAATGGGTGAAGTCAAACCGCAGCCGATCCTCGTTGACGGAAGAACCTGCCTGCTCCACATGGCTTCCCAGGACCATGCGCAGAGCTTTGTGCAGAAGATGAGTGGCGCTGTGGTTGTTGGCGGACAGGGAACGTTTTCCCTGATCCACGGTCAGTTCCGCCTCATCGCCCACCTTCAGCATCCCCTTGGTCACAATGCCCACATGACCGATCTTGCCGCCCAGGAGTTTTATTACATCCTCTACCTGGAACTCGCCTTCCGCCGTGCGGATCACGCCCTGGTCTGCCTCCTGGCCGCCGCTGGTGGCATAGAACGGCGTCTCCTCCACAAAGATGGTACCTTTCTGTCCCTCGCTCAGAGCCTCCACCAGTTCGGTCTCCGTGGTCAGAACGGTAACCGCCGACTTCCAGCTTAGGTGATCATATCCTACAAAAGTGGATGTCACGGAAGGATCGATGGACTCGTATACCGTCACGTCCGCTCCCATGTAGTTGGTGACTTCTCTCGCCGCCCGGGCCGTTTCTCTCTGCACCTTCATGGCAGCCTGGAATCCCTCTTCATCCACAGAGATTCCCTTCTCCTCCAGGATCTCTCTGGTAAGATCCAGCGGGAATCCATAAGTATCATAGAGTTTGAAGGCCTGGTCTCCTCCCAGCGTCTTCTCCCCCTTCTTCTCCAGTTCTTCTTCCATCTCCGCCAAAATAGAAAGTCCCTGGTCGATGGTCTTGTTAAACTGCTCTTCCTCTTTGGCGATCACCTTGAAGATAAACTCTTTCTTCTCTTCCAGTTCCGGATAACCGTCTTTGGATCCCTCGATCACGGTCTGGGCAAGCTTGGTCAGGAATTCTCCCTCGATATTCAGAAGTCTTCCGTGACGGCAGGCTCTCCGCAGCAGACGGCGCAGCACATACCCCCGCCCTTCATTGGACGGCATGATCCCGTCAGAGATCATAAAGGTTACGGAACGGATGTGGTCCGTGATCACACGGATGGACACATCTGTGTCGTAAGATTTGCCGTACTCTGCGCCTGCCAGAGTGCTCACATGCTCCCGCAGAGCCTTGATGGTATCCACGTCAAACATGGAATCTACGCCCTGTACGATACAGGCCAGACGCTCCAGGCCCATTCCGGTATCAATATTTTTCTGCTCCAGTTCGGTATAATGATTATTGCCGTCATTGTCAAACTGGGTAAATACATTGTTCCAGATCTCCATATACCGGTCGCAGTCACAGCCTACGGTGCAATCCGGTTTCCCGCAGCCGTA
This window of the Massilistercora timonensis genome carries:
- the alaS gene encoding alanine--tRNA ligase, with product MQKYGVNELRRMFLEFFESKGHLAMKSFSLVPHNDKSLLLINSGMAPLKPYFTGQEIPPCKRVTTCQKCIRTGDIENVGKTARHGTFFEMLGNFSFGDYFKKESIAWTWEFLTEVVGLDPDRLYPSVYLEDDEAWEIWNKDIGIPADRIFRFGKEDNFWEHGSGPCGPCSEVYYDRGEEYGCGKPDCTVGCDCDRYMEIWNNVFTQFDNDGNNHYTELEQKNIDTGMGLERLACIVQGVDSMFDVDTIKALREHVSTLAGAEYGKSYDTDVSIRVITDHIRSVTFMISDGIMPSNEGRGYVLRRLLRRACRHGRLLNIEGEFLTKLAQTVIEGSKDGYPELEEKKEFIFKVIAKEEEQFNKTIDQGLSILAEMEEELEKKGEKTLGGDQAFKLYDTYGFPLDLTREILEEKGISVDEEGFQAAMKVQRETARAAREVTNYMGADVTVYESIDPSVTSTFVGYDHLSWKSAVTVLTTETELVEALSEGQKGTIFVEETPFYATSGGQEADQGVIRTAEGEFQVEDVIKLLGGKIGHVGIVTKGMLKVGDEAELTVDQGKRSLSANNHSATHLLHKALRMVLGSHVEQAGSSVNEDRLRFDFTHFSALTPEEIKKVEEIVNEQIQKNLTVKVENMPIEEARKTGAAALFGEKYGDIVRVVSMGDFSVEFCGGTHVANTGVITAFKIISETGVAAGVRRIEALTAKGLMNYYSELEEKLHRAAKLLKASPDKLEEKITHVLAENKELRAEVESLKSKLAKDAMGDVTDQITEVKGLSLLAARIEGVDMNGLRELGDQMKEKLGEGVIVLASAVDGKVSLMAMATEGAVKQGAHAGNLIKSIASLVGGGGGGRPNMAQAGGKNPAGIDEAIGKVKEVLEAQLS